The following proteins are encoded in a genomic region of Nitrospirota bacterium:
- a CDS encoding carbon monoxide dehydrogenase beta subunit family protein: protein MKTSSQQVREPIIIPGPAGFHPPSAAQLGVSLPEPGQGLFYGHHEDEEKVMEEIARKMLTSPNATLFPGPMVLWAWNEHAADKARAVLEIAAQIPEVLIIPMPDYRPKYPKIDPEEVINPNHPNLTIWGNKIEACIFVGVHCHYANLTLKMIRAGTNCCTSALCAEQGHEDAMLTIRDCDAAKLRWAAQVFKRVREQMGLKLPANGENVRFTGLQSKVHGGKTHTNPLEFVPTEAGLASAAAFGHKAEHMQREA from the coding sequence GTGAAAACGAGCAGCCAGCAGGTACGCGAACCGATCATCATTCCGGGGCCGGCCGGATTCCATCCTCCCTCGGCCGCGCAGCTCGGCGTCTCGCTGCCGGAGCCGGGCCAGGGCCTCTTCTACGGCCACCACGAGGACGAGGAAAAGGTCATGGAGGAGATCGCCCGGAAGATGCTCACGAGCCCGAACGCGACGCTCTTCCCCGGCCCGATGGTGCTGTGGGCCTGGAACGAGCACGCCGCGGACAAGGCCAGGGCGGTTCTGGAGATCGCGGCGCAGATTCCGGAAGTGCTGATCATCCCCATGCCGGACTACCGGCCGAAATACCCCAAGATCGACCCGGAGGAAGTCATCAACCCCAACCATCCGAACCTGACCATCTGGGGCAACAAGATCGAGGCATGCATCTTCGTCGGTGTGCACTGCCACTACGCGAACTTGACGCTCAAGATGATCCGGGCGGGGACCAACTGCTGCACCAGCGCCCTCTGCGCCGAGCAGGGCCACGAGGACGCCATGCTGACCATCCGGGACTGCGATGCGGCGAAGCTGCGCTGGGCGGCGCAGGTGTTCAAGCGGGTGCGGGAGCAGATGGGCCTCAAGCTGCCCGCGAACGGGGAGAACGTCCGCTTCACGGGCCTCCAGTCGAAGGTGCACGGAGGCAAGACCCACACGAATCCGCTCGAGTTCGTGCCGACGGAAGCCGGCCTGGCCAGCGCGGCCGCCTTCGGGCACAAGGCCGAGCACATGCAACGGGAAGCGTAG
- a CDS encoding pyruvate ferredoxin oxidoreductase, with product MYLVADINVDICAQTSCKLCTQFCPEANTILYNPEAGKEKGYKYGAAYVAVDRCKGCAQCVWVCDNMAKHHAIKMIMIDQLPQAAITDNVTYDDKGTTAKLASPVVG from the coding sequence ATGTATCTCGTCGCCGATATCAACGTTGACATCTGCGCCCAGACGAGCTGCAAGCTCTGCACGCAGTTCTGTCCCGAGGCCAACACGATTCTCTACAACCCGGAGGCCGGCAAGGAGAAGGGCTACAAGTACGGAGCGGCCTACGTGGCGGTGGATCGCTGCAAAGGCTGCGCGCAGTGCGTCTGGGTCTGCGACAACATGGCCAAGCACCACGCGATCAAGATGATCATGATCGACCAGTTGCCGCAGGCGGCGATCACCGACAACGTGACGTACGACGACAAGGGCACCACGGCCAAGCTGGCCAGCCCGGTCGTCGGGTAA
- a CDS encoding 2-oxoacid:acceptor oxidoreductase family protein, producing MAKRFNIRMAGVGGQGVVTGSHILSTAVINAGGESTIVPFYGSEKRMAPVESYVRVSDEPIYEIGEITFPHIIIIFHPQVITHGKSYTMPFYFGLKEDGVVLINHDGPMKLQKDHQRELEERRAKLYYLPATKISLEVSGMDLATNMALMGAIGCITGLTTIDALAQAVKDRFLGKGFVVSGGTAALDSVVERKFKKKQELIEKNVAVIKAGWEFAAQNGWDQASKAARKAEAAAAAKV from the coding sequence ATGGCAAAGCGTTTCAACATCCGGATGGCCGGCGTCGGAGGGCAAGGGGTCGTCACCGGCTCGCACATCCTCAGCACGGCGGTCATCAACGCGGGCGGCGAGAGCACGATCGTGCCGTTCTACGGCTCCGAAAAACGCATGGCGCCGGTGGAGAGCTACGTGCGGGTGTCGGACGAGCCGATCTACGAGATCGGGGAGATCACGTTCCCGCACATCATCATCATTTTCCACCCCCAGGTCATCACGCACGGGAAGTCCTACACGATGCCGTTCTACTTCGGGCTGAAGGAGGACGGCGTCGTGCTGATCAACCATGACGGGCCCATGAAACTCCAGAAGGATCATCAGCGGGAGCTGGAGGAGCGCCGCGCGAAGCTCTACTACCTGCCCGCCACGAAGATCTCGCTGGAAGTGTCCGGCATGGACCTGGCCACCAACATGGCGCTGATGGGCGCGATCGGCTGCATCACGGGCCTCACCACCATCGACGCGCTGGCGCAGGCGGTGAAGGACCGGTTCCTCGGCAAGGGGTTCGTGGTGTCGGGCGGCACGGCGGCCCTGGACAGCGTGGTGGAGCGGAAGTTCAAGAAGAAGCAGGAGCTGATCGAGAAAAACGTCGCGGTCATCAAGGCCGGCTGGGAGTTTGCCGCCCAGAACGGCTGGGATCAGGCCAGCAAGGCCGCCAGGAAGGCGGAAGCCGCCGCTGCGGCCAAGGTCTGA
- a CDS encoding thiamine pyrophosphate-dependent enzyme, translating into MSLDYVKFTPGFGKFMPKEYRDMVEHGPFGKKISVSQMGTFKEILEEHPMCAGCAMTLFIRLAMIAFPNPEDTITVGTAGCGRLSISQAAIPFVYGNYGDQNGVASGLSRGLRLRFGDKPKDVVVMAGDGGTADIGFAQVVHSWFRKEKFTTIMLDNEVYGNTGGQESGMTSRGAVLKMAPLGKKFEKMDMVGLAKLAGCAYVATVVPNNPRRVENVIKKAVLIAREIGPSYIQAYTSCNIEYAIPTDKVMEDAKNVEGDRYQFSEFISDEAKQYLADRYGYREFLPKPAAAAITQS; encoded by the coding sequence ATGAGCCTCGATTACGTCAAGTTCACGCCTGGTTTCGGGAAGTTCATGCCGAAGGAATATCGGGACATGGTCGAGCACGGCCCCTTCGGCAAGAAGATATCGGTGTCGCAGATGGGGACCTTCAAGGAGATCCTGGAGGAGCACCCCATGTGCGCCGGCTGCGCGATGACCCTGTTCATCCGGCTGGCCATGATCGCCTTCCCCAACCCCGAAGACACGATCACCGTCGGCACCGCCGGCTGCGGTCGGCTGTCCATCTCCCAGGCGGCCATTCCGTTCGTCTACGGGAATTACGGGGATCAGAACGGGGTCGCGAGCGGTCTCTCCCGCGGGCTGCGGCTTCGGTTCGGCGACAAGCCCAAGGACGTGGTCGTCATGGCCGGCGACGGCGGGACGGCCGACATCGGCTTCGCCCAGGTCGTCCACTCCTGGTTCCGGAAGGAGAAGTTCACCACGATCATGCTGGACAACGAGGTCTACGGGAACACCGGCGGCCAGGAGAGCGGCATGACCAGCCGCGGCGCCGTGCTCAAGATGGCCCCGCTGGGCAAGAAGTTCGAGAAGATGGACATGGTCGGCCTGGCGAAGCTGGCAGGCTGTGCGTACGTCGCGACGGTCGTGCCGAACAACCCGCGGCGCGTGGAGAACGTGATCAAGAAGGCGGTGCTGATTGCCCGCGAAATCGGTCCCTCCTACATCCAGGCCTACACCTCCTGCAACATCGAGTACGCGATCCCCACCGACAAGGTGATGGAAGACGCGAAGAACGTCGAGGGCGACCGGTACCAGTTCAGCGAGTTCATCAGCGACGAAGCCAAGCAGTACCTCGCGGACCGGTACGGGTACAGGGAATTCCTCCCGAAGCCGGCTGCTGCGGCCATCACCCAGTCCTGA
- a CDS encoding TldD/PmbA family protein: MESLDRIKRVALDLAREACKNLRHCHYADLRIELIEVKSARAEQGAGKSAQDDYLFGFGVRVLAGQSVSSPGYFGHRLGHLDLPRLPALLRAGLKQAYDRAIANARRKEEARKRFPFLGRSLAGWPLAPIEARQDTIKPEYEIDPRSVPLAEIARYTAEVSRAVKGLGPRIRFNSITTSTSVSRELFASSEGALLDQSFAATLGLCSVVAESETAEQALFDYIGHQRGWEVVTEGMRSELIRHLDLLTFATGLGRDCLKLVDAPPLRATDKEVVVVTDPHYNALLAHEIIGHPAELDRALKMETAYAGRSWLLRGLKDSQVGKQVASPLVTAYSDPSLPGLGHYLYDHEGTPACKVVHIEKGVFAGFMNSRQTAALLGTEPNGSYKAIEASMVPLIRMSTTVFGAGAQDPQKIVAEVDRGYYLVGHRTPSIAESRENFSISAQKVYEIRNGQIGQLYRGGGMTADTKEYLTKVDAMGRDLRLFPIPNCGKGQPMQSKRLGNGGPTMRSRARLTGL, from the coding sequence GTGGAAAGTCTCGACAGGATCAAGCGCGTCGCGCTGGACCTGGCTCGAGAGGCTTGCAAGAATCTGCGGCACTGCCACTACGCTGATCTCCGCATCGAGTTGATCGAGGTCAAGTCCGCACGGGCGGAGCAGGGGGCGGGGAAGTCCGCGCAGGACGACTACCTGTTCGGCTTCGGCGTGCGCGTGCTCGCCGGCCAGTCCGTTTCCTCCCCCGGCTACTTCGGCCACCGGCTCGGGCACCTGGACCTGCCGCGGCTGCCGGCGCTCCTGCGGGCCGGCCTCAAACAAGCCTACGACCGCGCCATCGCGAACGCGCGCCGGAAGGAGGAGGCGCGGAAACGGTTCCCGTTCCTGGGCCGCAGCCTGGCCGGCTGGCCGCTCGCGCCGATCGAGGCCCGCCAGGACACGATCAAGCCGGAATACGAGATCGATCCCCGCTCGGTCCCGCTCGCCGAGATCGCCCGCTACACCGCCGAAGTCTCCCGCGCCGTGAAGGGGCTGGGGCCGCGCATCCGGTTCAACTCGATCACGACCTCCACGAGCGTGAGCCGGGAGCTCTTCGCCAGCTCGGAAGGCGCGCTCCTCGACCAGTCCTTCGCCGCCACCCTGGGGCTCTGCTCGGTCGTGGCGGAGAGCGAGACCGCGGAGCAGGCGCTCTTCGACTACATCGGCCACCAGCGGGGCTGGGAGGTAGTCACCGAGGGGATGCGCAGCGAGCTGATCCGCCACCTGGACCTCCTGACCTTCGCGACGGGCCTGGGCCGCGACTGCCTCAAGCTGGTGGACGCGCCCCCCCTGCGCGCCACCGACAAGGAGGTCGTGGTCGTCACGGACCCCCACTACAACGCGCTGCTGGCCCACGAGATCATCGGCCACCCCGCCGAGCTGGACCGCGCGCTCAAGATGGAGACCGCCTACGCCGGCCGAAGCTGGCTGCTGCGCGGGCTCAAGGACAGTCAGGTCGGCAAGCAGGTGGCCTCCCCGCTCGTGACCGCCTACTCGGACCCGAGCCTCCCCGGCCTCGGCCACTACCTCTACGACCACGAGGGCACGCCGGCCTGCAAAGTGGTCCACATCGAAAAGGGCGTCTTCGCCGGCTTCATGAACAGCCGGCAGACCGCGGCGCTCCTCGGAACGGAGCCGAACGGCTCCTACAAGGCCATCGAGGCTTCCATGGTGCCGCTGATCCGCATGTCCACGACGGTATTCGGCGCGGGCGCGCAGGATCCGCAGAAGATCGTCGCGGAGGTGGACCGCGGCTACTACCTCGTGGGGCACCGAACCCCTTCGATCGCCGAATCGCGCGAGAACTTCAGCATCTCCGCCCAGAAGGTCTACGAGATCCGCAACGGCCAGATCGGGCAGCTCTACCGGGGCGGCGGCATGACCGCGGACACGAAGGAGTACCTCACCAAGGTGGACGCGATGGGCCGGGACCTGCGCCTCTTTCCCATCCCCAACTGCGGGAAGGGCCAGCCGATGCAGTCCAAGCGGCTGGGGAACGGAGGCCCGACCATGCGCAGTCGGGCCCGGCTCACGGGCCTATGA
- a CDS encoding TldD/PmbA family protein, which translates to MIPLASLKAVVQRALRQVARIKDVQEAEVYASSTGHLLCRLNYTSGIPCHGVEEPKSSEAHGIGLRALFAGPDGPRVGFGFEERNLSPDGIRRALEKARYNAVADPDFVSFPEAPKRDKPARGLPSFSDRAIMDLKDSALVEAGWKVVEEALKTFESSDVLQRLAVSKEKLSGLGLIVGGDVSLFRQRIALASTRMPKVQTDESTAITAAVTAMVERKQAKGTGYSAATHLARFKGEAGAEAARNAILAINGQRLPSGSYTVILGPQPVSDLMTNLILPSLSADSFYSSRSAFLGEVGRTVAADQLTIYDDGAARNGVASKRLTCEGLPTGRTDLIRNGVLQGLLSNHYETQRLLRDPHGREKLGLNPQDHPDMLAPRNGFRIATRGIRQFDAIPSVAATNVFIEGAAPYTTESLLSLVGDGVYIGRIWYTYPVNGLRAGDFTCTVVGDSFLIRNGELAAPLRSNAVRITGNIRALLRNVVGVTKQARPVIGWASEEVVYAPEIAVRDLSLTEIAQYMESV; encoded by the coding sequence ATGATCCCGCTCGCCTCCCTCAAGGCCGTCGTGCAGCGCGCGCTCCGCCAGGTCGCCCGCATCAAGGACGTCCAGGAGGCCGAGGTCTACGCCTCCAGCACCGGACACCTCCTGTGCCGGCTCAACTACACCTCCGGCATCCCCTGCCACGGGGTCGAGGAGCCCAAATCGTCCGAGGCCCACGGGATCGGTCTCCGCGCCCTGTTCGCCGGCCCGGACGGCCCGCGCGTCGGCTTCGGGTTCGAGGAGCGCAACCTGTCCCCGGACGGGATCCGGCGCGCGCTGGAGAAGGCCCGCTACAACGCGGTCGCCGATCCCGACTTTGTCTCCTTCCCGGAGGCGCCCAAGCGGGACAAACCGGCGCGGGGACTCCCTTCCTTTTCCGACCGGGCCATCATGGACCTGAAGGATTCGGCGCTGGTCGAGGCCGGCTGGAAGGTCGTGGAGGAGGCATTGAAGACGTTCGAGTCTTCCGACGTGCTCCAGCGGCTCGCCGTCTCCAAGGAGAAGCTCTCCGGGCTGGGACTGATCGTGGGAGGAGACGTGAGCCTGTTCCGGCAGCGGATCGCGCTCGCATCCACCCGGATGCCCAAGGTGCAGACCGACGAATCCACCGCGATCACCGCCGCCGTCACGGCCATGGTCGAGCGGAAGCAGGCCAAGGGCACCGGCTATTCCGCCGCCACCCACCTGGCCAGGTTCAAGGGCGAAGCCGGAGCGGAAGCGGCACGGAACGCGATCCTGGCGATCAACGGGCAGCGGCTCCCCAGCGGCTCCTACACGGTGATCCTCGGCCCGCAGCCGGTCTCCGACCTCATGACCAACCTGATCCTCCCGAGCCTCAGCGCCGATTCCTTCTACAGCTCCCGCTCCGCCTTCCTGGGGGAGGTCGGCCGCACGGTCGCCGCCGACCAGCTCACGATCTACGACGACGGGGCCGCCAGGAACGGAGTCGCCAGCAAGCGCCTCACCTGCGAGGGGCTCCCGACCGGGCGGACGGACCTGATCCGGAACGGCGTGCTCCAGGGCCTCCTCTCGAACCACTACGAGACCCAGCGCCTGCTCCGCGATCCGCACGGCAGGGAGAAGCTGGGTCTCAATCCCCAGGATCACCCGGACATGCTCGCCCCGCGCAACGGCTTCCGGATCGCGACCCGGGGCATCCGCCAGTTCGACGCGATCCCGAGCGTAGCCGCCACGAACGTCTTTATCGAGGGCGCGGCGCCCTACACGACCGAGAGTCTGCTGAGCCTCGTGGGCGACGGCGTCTACATCGGCCGGATCTGGTACACTTATCCGGTGAACGGGCTGCGGGCCGGCGACTTCACCTGCACGGTCGTAGGGGACTCCTTCCTGATCCGCAACGGGGAGCTCGCGGCGCCGCTCCGGAGCAACGCCGTGCGCATCACCGGCAACATCAGGGCCCTGCTGCGGAACGTAGTGGGCGTGACCAAGCAGGCCCGGCCGGTCATCGGATGGGCTTCCGAGGAAGTCGTCTACGCGCCGGAGATCGCGGTCCGCGACCTGTCTCTCACCGAGATTGCCCAATACATGGAATCGGTGTAG
- a CDS encoding methylenetetrahydrofolate reductase C-terminal domain-containing protein, with protein sequence MPLRVIIPGEEESQQFEGGVHKRPPIPDGSLKAECPKFMSHGPCGGVRKGGFCEVYPEMRCPWVTLYFELEKIGQVDWMKQV encoded by the coding sequence ATGCCCCTGCGCGTCATCATTCCGGGCGAGGAGGAGAGCCAGCAGTTCGAGGGCGGCGTGCACAAGCGCCCGCCGATCCCGGACGGCTCCCTCAAGGCCGAGTGTCCCAAGTTCATGAGCCACGGCCCCTGCGGCGGAGTCCGCAAGGGGGGCTTCTGCGAGGTCTATCCGGAGATGCGATGCCCCTGGGTGACGCTCTACTTCGAGCTGGAGAAGATCGGACAGGTGGATTGGATGAAGCAGGTCTGA
- the queF gene encoding preQ(1) synthase produces MARGEGHEAMGKKTRNTTKLGYNERHAKSGIAEPLPEIETWPNQYKGYEIAIEIPEYTAICPKTGLPDFGTIRIRYMPDRACLELKSLKLYIHAYRNLGIFYENAVNRILQDVVAACRPVRAVVTGEFTARGGLRSVIEAKYP; encoded by the coding sequence ATGGCGCGAGGCGAGGGGCACGAGGCGATGGGCAAGAAAACGAGAAACACAACGAAGCTAGGGTACAACGAGCGGCACGCGAAGAGCGGCATCGCTGAGCCCCTGCCGGAGATCGAGACCTGGCCGAACCAGTACAAGGGGTACGAAATCGCGATCGAGATTCCCGAGTACACGGCCATCTGCCCCAAGACCGGGCTTCCGGACTTCGGCACGATCCGGATTCGCTACATGCCGGACCGGGCCTGCCTGGAGCTCAAGTCCCTGAAACTCTACATCCACGCCTACCGGAACCTGGGCATCTTCTACGAGAACGCGGTCAACCGGATCCTGCAGGACGTGGTGGCCGCCTGCCGGCCGGTCCGGGCCGTCGTCACCGGCGAGTTCACCGCCCGGGGCGGCTTGCGCAGCGTGATCGAAGCCAAGTATCCCTGA
- a CDS encoding heme NO-binding domain-containing protein, whose product MKGIVFTEFLGMVEDRFGGETVERIIEEAALPSGAAYTAVGTYDHQELVRLAGRLSAAVKVGVPELVQAFGEHLFGRFVQAYPHFFKGVDSAFAFLAAIEDHIHVDVRKLYPDAELPTFVCTTLGPDRMEMTYRSKRPFGDLAEGLIRGCIKHFGERIAVQRETLPGESGTAIRFTLTRTKS is encoded by the coding sequence ATGAAAGGCATTGTCTTCACCGAGTTCCTCGGCATGGTGGAAGACCGTTTCGGGGGTGAAACGGTCGAACGGATCATCGAAGAAGCCGCTCTCCCGTCCGGCGCGGCCTACACCGCGGTCGGCACGTACGATCACCAGGAGCTGGTCCGCCTGGCGGGACGGTTGAGCGCCGCCGTGAAAGTCGGCGTGCCGGAGCTCGTTCAGGCCTTCGGGGAACATCTGTTCGGACGATTCGTGCAGGCGTACCCTCACTTCTTCAAGGGCGTCGATTCCGCGTTCGCCTTCCTCGCGGCGATCGAAGACCACATCCACGTGGACGTGCGGAAGCTCTACCCCGACGCGGAGCTGCCGACCTTCGTCTGCACGACCCTGGGGCCGGATCGGATGGAAATGACCTACCGCTCCAAGCGTCCGTTCGGAGACCTGGCCGAGGGCCTCATCAGAGGCTGCATCAAGCACTTCGGCGAGCGCATCGCGGTTCAGCGCGAGACCTTGCCCGGGGAATCCGGCACGGCCATCCGCTTCACCCTGACCCGTACGAAATCCTGA
- a CDS encoding response regulator: MNDPVLLQRRVEREKRARQEAEILLEAKSLELYHANEELRRAAEKLEQRIAERTRDLASTNEQLREEIRARELAEEELKAAKEAAEAASEAKSQFLANMSHEIRTPMNGVLGMTELLLSTDLTARQRNFAETVRRSALALLDLINGILDFSKIEAGKLELEATDFDLRSTVEEAVDLLAERAHAKGLELVCHVPDAVPTSLRGDPVRIRQILTNLVGNAIKFTEHGEVVVRVTTVEEGIESAVLRLAVTDTDIGVPPESQARLFQAFTQADGSTTRKYGGTGLGLAIVKQLAEKMGGSVGAESRVGQGSTFWANIRLARQTGPAQALPDCSRNLETLRILIVDDNATNRTILEEQTASWGMERDTAESGRQALDRLREAAARGRPHDLAILDMQMPEMDGLTLARIIKSEPTLAHTKLVMLTSLSRDGQDRQARAAGIQAFLTKPVRQSSLYNCLLDVIGCVPACRLPPAAGQLRETGSRPFGSGRILLAEDNPVNREVTLGMLELLGCRVDVAEDGLEAVAALARERYDLVLMDGQMPVMDGFAATAQIRAHESSLVKREARTESEPSRETLDEGRATGRVPIVALTAHAMEGDRERCLAAGMDDYLSKPFTLEQLQATIERWLPRLPVEARAIPPAAVSSPEPGGSAINRKAWDAIRALQREGRPNVLDSVMRLYLQDSRKLIEAIRRAVATADAPAIQQAAHSLKSSSANLGATAVAALCREMESLARAKELAQAMELLGRLETEYRLACEAFAAAIKKGCG, from the coding sequence ATGAACGATCCGGTTCTGCTGCAGCGGCGCGTCGAGCGCGAGAAGCGGGCGCGCCAGGAAGCCGAGATCCTCCTCGAGGCAAAGAGCCTGGAGCTCTATCACGCCAACGAGGAGCTCAGGCGGGCCGCCGAGAAGCTCGAACAGCGCATCGCAGAACGGACGCGCGACCTCGCGTCCACCAACGAGCAGCTCAGGGAGGAAATCCGCGCGCGGGAGCTGGCGGAAGAGGAGTTGAAAGCGGCCAAGGAGGCGGCGGAGGCGGCCAGCGAGGCCAAAAGCCAGTTTCTGGCGAACATGAGCCATGAGATCAGAACGCCGATGAACGGCGTGCTCGGCATGACGGAGTTGCTGCTGAGCACCGATCTGACCGCCAGGCAACGGAACTTTGCGGAAACCGTCCGCCGGTCGGCCCTTGCATTGCTGGACCTCATCAACGGGATTCTGGACTTCTCCAAGATCGAGGCGGGCAAGCTGGAACTGGAGGCGACGGACTTCGACCTGCGCTCTACGGTGGAAGAGGCGGTGGATCTTTTGGCCGAGCGCGCGCACGCGAAGGGGCTGGAACTGGTCTGCCACGTTCCCGATGCGGTCCCCACGAGCCTGCGCGGCGACCCGGTCCGGATCCGCCAGATTCTCACCAACCTCGTCGGGAACGCGATCAAGTTCACCGAGCACGGCGAGGTGGTCGTGCGCGTCACGACGGTCGAAGAGGGGATCGAGTCCGCAGTGCTGCGCCTGGCCGTGACGGACACGGACATCGGAGTCCCGCCCGAATCCCAGGCCCGGCTATTCCAGGCCTTCACCCAGGCCGACGGCTCCACCACCCGCAAGTACGGCGGAACCGGGTTGGGTCTGGCCATCGTCAAGCAACTGGCCGAAAAGATGGGGGGCTCCGTCGGGGCGGAGAGCCGGGTGGGACAAGGTTCGACCTTCTGGGCGAACATCCGTCTGGCCAGACAGACCGGTCCGGCGCAGGCCCTGCCGGACTGCAGTCGGAACCTGGAGACCCTGCGGATCCTCATCGTGGACGACAACGCCACCAACCGGACCATTTTGGAGGAGCAGACCGCCTCGTGGGGCATGGAACGCGACACGGCCGAATCCGGCCGCCAGGCGCTGGACCGGTTGCGCGAAGCGGCTGCCCGCGGCAGGCCCCACGACCTCGCCATCCTCGACATGCAGATGCCCGAAATGGACGGGTTGACCCTCGCCCGCATCATCAAGAGCGAACCGACCCTGGCCCATACCAAGCTCGTCATGCTCACTTCGCTCAGTCGGGATGGCCAGGACCGCCAGGCCAGAGCCGCGGGCATCCAGGCGTTTCTGACGAAGCCGGTCCGACAGTCCAGCCTCTACAACTGCCTGCTCGATGTGATCGGCTGCGTGCCGGCCTGCCGGCTTCCGCCTGCCGCCGGCCAGCTCCGTGAGACCGGCTCTCGCCCGTTTGGCTCTGGGCGCATCCTCCTGGCCGAGGACAACCCGGTCAACCGGGAAGTCACGCTCGGCATGCTCGAACTCCTCGGCTGCCGGGTGGACGTGGCCGAGGACGGGCTGGAGGCCGTCGCGGCCCTGGCGAGAGAGCGGTACGATCTCGTGCTCATGGACGGTCAGATGCCGGTGATGGACGGCTTCGCGGCCACCGCGCAGATCCGCGCTCATGAATCGTCGCTCGTGAAGCGTGAAGCGAGAACGGAATCCGAGCCTTCACGAGAGACGCTAGACGAAGGACGAGCGACGGGCCGCGTCCCGATCGTCGCCCTGACGGCCCACGCCATGGAGGGAGACCGCGAACGGTGCCTGGCCGCCGGCATGGACGATTACCTGAGCAAGCCGTTCACGCTGGAGCAGTTGCAAGCGACCATCGAACGATGGCTGCCGCGCCTCCCCGTGGAAGCAAGAGCAATCCCTCCGGCAGCGGTCTCTTCCCCTGAGCCCGGCGGTTCCGCCATCAATCGCAAAGCCTGGGACGCCATCCGCGCGCTTCAACGCGAGGGGCGTCCGAATGTGCTGGATTCGGTCATGCGGCTGTACCTGCAGGACTCGCGCAAGCTGATCGAGGCGATTCGCCGGGCCGTGGCCACCGCCGACGCTCCGGCGATCCAGCAAGCCGCGCACAGCCTCAAGTCCAGCAGCGCCAACCTTGGCGCCACCGCCGTCGCCGCGCTCTGTCGGGAGATGGAAAGCCTGGCCAGGGCCAAGGAACTCGCCCAGGCGATGGAGCTGCTGGGACGACTGGAGACCGAGTACCGCCTGGCCTGTGAAGCCTTCGCCGCCGCGATCAAGAAAGGATGCGGATAA